In one Alosa alosa isolate M-15738 ecotype Scorff River chromosome 14, AALO_Geno_1.1, whole genome shotgun sequence genomic region, the following are encoded:
- the LOC125306770 gene encoding myoblast determination protein 1 homolog 1-like, with product MELDISFPITSADDFYDDPCFNTSDMQFFEDLDPRLVHVGLLKPDEHQQNEDEHIRAPSGHHQAGRCLLWACKACKRKTTNADRRKAATMRERRRLSKVNDAFETLKRCTSTNPNQRLPKVEILRNAISYIESLQTLLRAGGGQEESYYPVLDYSGDSDASSPRSNCSDGMADFSGPACTSRRRNNYDSAYFNETPNDSRNNKNSVISSLDCLSSIVERITTDTSQCPAVQEGSEGSPCSPQEGSVLSEPVATVPSPTSCIPASHDPNPTYQVL from the exons ATGGAGTTGGATATCTCTTTCCCAATCACCTCCGCAGACGACTTTTACGATGACCCATGTTTCAACACCAGTGACATGCAGTTCTTTGAGGATTTGGATCCCAGGTTGGTACACGTTGGTCTGCTGAAGCCAGACGAACACCAGCAGAATGAAGACGAACACATCCGCGCACCAAGTGGGCACCACCAGGCTGGAAGATGCCTATTGTGGGCATGCAAAGCTTGCAAAAGGAAAACAACCAACGCAGATCGCAGGAAAGCCGCAACTATGCGTGAGAGGAGGCGACTGTCGAAAGTCAATGATGCGTTTGAGACGCTGAAGAGATGCACGTCCACAAACCCGAACCAGAGGCTGCCAAAGGTGGAGATTCTCAGAAATGCCATCAGCTACATCGAATCCTTACAGACATTGCTGAGGGCAGGAGGAGGCCAGGAGGAAAGCTACTACCCAGTGCTCGACTACAGTGGCGACTCTGACGCATCCAGTCCGAGGTCCAACTGCTCTGATGGCATG GCTGACTTCAGTGGGCCAGCTTGCACTTCAAGGAGAAGGAACAATTATGACAGCGCTTACTTCAACGAAACACCAAATG ATTCCAGAAACAACAAAAACTCAGTTATTTCCAGTCTGGACTGTCTATCGAGCATTGTGGAGAGGATCACCACAGATACCTCTCAGTGTCCGGCTGTTCAGGAGGGCTCTGAGGGTAGCCCCTGCTCCCCCCAGGAGGGATCTGTGCTGTCTGAGCCCGTTGCGACCGTCCCGTCACCGACCAGCTGTATCCCTGCTTCGCACGACCCCAACCCAACTTATCAAGTGCTGTGA